ATCGTTGATACCAAGTCGATACAAGCGTATACCGTCTCAGCATCTTCCTCACCGCGCACAACACCATGCTTCTTTGTAAACAATGTTACCTATAGAGTACCAAtaacaattaatttagaaaaaacatataaacacaGTTGCTTCgttattattaaaaacattacCTCGCATCTACGAATCTTAGGTCCTTTACCAAACTCTCCACCTCGGACAGAGAGTCTCACATCAACTTCTCTGACGAGATGACTGTGTTTCTGAACAGCTTTCCCTACTTTATCCTCAACGTGCTGCTTGATTGCCTCTGATAACTATCACACCAATGCCATAGTTAATCAAATGACTGAAGACAACCCTCTagtaacaaaaattcaaaacttttcTAGTAAATAAATCGAAAGTTCCAACCTTTTTCTAGTAACCAATGCTCAAATAatcaaaagtttcaaactttttcTAGTAACCAATTCTCAATTATTAAATTTCCATAGTTTTTCTAGTAACCAATACTCAAATCATCGAAAGTTCCAAACTTTTTCTAGTAACCAATTTTCAAATAACCGAAAGTTCCAAACTTTTCTAGTAACCAATGCTCAAATAATCGAAAGTTCCAAACTTTTCTACTACTAACCAATGCTCAAATAATcaaaaagttccaaacttttTCTAGTAACCAACTTCTCAAATAATcaaaaagttccaaacttttTCTAGTAACCAATTTTCAAATAAtctaaagtttcaaacttttctAGTAACCAATCCTCAAATAATCGAAAGTTCCAACCTTTTCTAGTAACCAAGTCTCAGTAATCAAAACCCACAacaaagtttatatttttttcgttCAAACCTCGAGGTTTTTGCCTTGGATGATCAGCTTGACGGAAGCAAGAGGACCGTCCCACGACATTTTCGCTGCTATTGCGCTTCTACGACCGGTTGAGGGTAGGCGATCTTGGTAAGTGATTCGGCCGAGGAAGCCTGACCGGAGAGTCTTGGAATCAGAGCGTCTCCCGGCCATTGAGACCACCGTGGAAGAAGATGAGCATGGTGGAGAAGAGATTGAGACGTTGCAGTGGTGAAACTTGGTCTGAGAGAACCCCAAGAGTGTCGTCATTtgatttgagagagagagattctttgtGAAGTGAAGTGAAGAGTGAAGACTGTTGAAGTAGGAAGATTGGTCTGAAGGATATGTTTTTTTGGATAAGGTGAAAAAATGGATAAGGACGCTGACATATGCAAACGAGAACGTTGTATTTATGAAATGAACCCTTCCTCTTTCTATTTATCTACATTGATTCCTCCTATATTCAGATGTGCAATCGCAATCCACTTCTTTTGGTGTTTAGTGTCATTATGATTTTAATTGGCATTTTTTGTTCCATTTGATAATTATAcgaattaaaaaatgtttttgaaaaaaaaaagttatagtgTAAAATAAATGCTTACTAAAAGGAGAGTATTAGACCGgagattttagagagttttggattgtttttaattttgatgggATTTAGatgaattttgaaatttgattgattttagttaaaacttaaatattaaaataaaatctttagatgatttggtaaaatatttttaaaaaaatttaaagttatttaGGTGATTTTTTATGAgtctttatatcaatttattattttttgctacACATATCTTAATAATCAAACTTATGACGCATATATATCACATGACTTTATATTGCAAGATTTTAGTTACCTGTAAAAATTTAATCTTAAACAGCTAACTTTAGTGCATATTTATTAGCTTTTTCGTGTTGTGCCTGCAAAGGAAAACAATGGAGAATCAAAACTACAAACACATTGTGGAAGCGAGGTAGTAAAAAGTtagaaaattttcttttgtgttcTTGGGTTCTGAAATCAAAACTGATCCGTCTTAGAGCTAAACTCAATTTTCTATTAAGTTGCATCCTCTGTTTTTCATCTGGATGTTGACATCCATCGAAAGCtctacaaacaaaaacaataccATAAGAGAATAAGTTAGATATAGATTCAGCTGTTGTAAAAGCTTAAACATGTTATAGAAGCTGgataattcttttatttttgtgtaaatacaaaagaaaacagTAGCACTTGATGTAAAAAAGGCTTTTGcttgaataaaattttacatttattcaaaaaaaaaagcttaaacaTGTTATAGAAGGATACTTAGGGTGACGCCGCTCCCATAACTGGTTCATCTCATTTTGAAACTTCTTTCCCTTGTCTTACATGTTATCAAGTGCCTTATACGTTGTCTTGTTTCTGTTCTAGTGGAAACGATAGTACGTTTTCTCAGAACTCATTAGTTGCAGCCATCAAGTCAAGTTTAACCTTGACCAAAGGTTTCTAAAACAAAGAAACTTGAGCAAGCTTATGGCTACTAAGTCTCTACACtgatatacattatttttttacacACGGGTGAAGAagtaaattagttttaaagtttATTGTGTTAATATAATTAACATGCGAGTTTCTAAGCACTAATATTTAAATTGCTACTTTTTTAATATCTTCGTAGTGTAAAATGCGATTTTCCCTATATGTAAAGATAATATTGTATTTATGAAATGAACCCTTTTTCTTTCTATACATTTATATTGGTTCTTCCTATTTTCTGATGTTTAAATAATGAACCCTTTTTGGTGTTTATTGTTTAGTCCTGATTTTAATTGGTGCATTGACAATTGTATGAATTGAatctttgaatgtttttgaaagATTCTTTAGTTCTTAAATAACAGATCCAATCCaattcaaacttaaaaaaagaaCTGAATCTAATCCAAAATCAGAGTACtttcattgaaatttaaaataaaaattatcttttatattaattttttaattaaattaaaattaaaataaaactacgcagataaaaaaagataattctctcaaataaccatttttaagtttttatcacaaaaatagctatCGAAAAaagaaatgaccaaaatagctcttttttatttaaaaaaattaattttaattttaattttaaaattttgaaactctACCTCTAGATTCCAACCCTTAACTCCAAACCCTAAGTTTAACCCTaagatataaatgtattttttaccttttaataaaaaaaaattgattatttttctatttaaaagttatttttgtgataaaaacttaaaaatgacaaTCATATGaaatttttcaataaaaaaatctaaatattaaaaaatttaacaaatataattttcatgtaaatttttGTTTCTACATTTGGCCTAGAAAAACACCTAGTCGTACtagaaaacataaaagataaaaacataGACCCAAAAATCGAATGAATAGCTATGACTATGATGATAGACAGTGTGGTAAACACATAAAAGATAAAACgaaatgaaataattttaactataaattacCTCAGTAAAAGCTGAGgtaatttatagttaaaattatttcatttcGTTTTATCTTTTATGTGTTTACCACACTGTCTATCATCATAGTCATAGCTATTCATTCGATTTTTGGGTCTATGtttttaactataaaataattttaactataaattacCTCAGTAAAAGAATAGTATACAGAAAAGTGAGATtgctctcccttctctcctcgTCCGTCTCCCTCCGATATGCAGGTGTCCCTGGAGGTTCGAGCTTCGCCGGCGTAGGTTCCTAGGCTGAAATCAGTGGCTGGTTTGAACTTCTGGTGACACGGCGAGGTAGGTGCAGCGGAGGTAGGAGGTTTGGGTCGGCTTTATGGGTCGTCTTTCACTTTTTAGATCCCCGGCGAATCCCGGCGTTTCGCGGCGCGTGACCTGGACAGGAGGCTCCTCTGCTCATGATCTGTTCGTCTATCCGCTTTTCAGTCTTTCGTTGTCCTGACGGAGTGGTGCGGCAGCGCGTGGTCTCTCCCTGTGCTTGGCGTCTCGTCGTAGGGAGTTCTCGCTGTCCAAAACTCAGTAGGTGCGGGGTGGTGTATCCACACCGGCGCGTTTGTAGAACTGGTTGGTTTCGTCGTGTGTCGTCTCTGGCCGTTTCTCGATTTGGCGTGTGCTTCTGCGTCTTGGTCTCTGGCGATAAGTCGTCTATGGCCGGAGACACTATAAGCGTCCGTATGGTGGAGCTCGGAGGTGACGGGGTTGTTGATGCGCGTTCTGGTGATGAACGTTTGTGTACGTGCGGAGGCTCTGCAGGTTCGGAGCTCCGGTGGTAGTGGCGTCTCCTTGCGGTGCGCCTAGGGCGAACAGCCCGGTTTCTAGTTGTTTGGACCGTGTGGCAGTCTTGTATTACTTGGGCTTTGGCCCATTGTGTGTTTATGCTTTGTGGCCCGTAGTATCGTGGGTTTTTGTTTAAATCTCGTGCTGTTTGGGCTTCGGCCCTGGGCTTGGCCCATCtatcaataaaaacaatttgggaaaaaaaaaaaaattacctcaGTAAAAGCAAGCGGCTATCTGTAGTGACTACACGTGCCTAAAATAACTTTATAGAGTTTCGCGCgcgaatctctttctttctttcttctctgcaaatctctctctctctctcgcttcgCCTTTCCTCCATTATC
This genomic stretch from Brassica napus cultivar Da-Ae chromosome C9, Da-Ae, whole genome shotgun sequence harbors:
- the LOC106428452 gene encoding ribosome-binding factor PSRP1, chloroplastic-like produces the protein MTTLLGFSQTKFHHCNVSISSPPCSSSSTVVSMAGRRSDSKTLRSGFLGRITYQDRLPSTGRRSAIAAKMSWDGPLASVKLIIQGKNLELSEAIKQHVEDKVGKAVQKHSHLVREVDVRLSVRGGEFGKGPKIRRCEVTLFTKKHGVVRGEEDAETVYACIDLVSTIIQRKLRKIKEKDSDHGRHMKGFNRSQVRDPVIEPVVEDAEDVAESIPGGGEEEDDLIKEIVRTKYFEMPPLTVSEAVEQLELVAHDFYGFQNEETGEINIVYKRREGGYGLIIPKKDGKAQKVEPLSTEQLNEHSFAE